A region from the Bacillus sp. Marseille-P3661 genome encodes:
- a CDS encoding LLM class flavin-dependent oxidoreductase: MKVFMFHLMPWQYLPEDFKENNVSSWVTYSNQNYDPKKGAELYENYLNQLCYAEELGFDGICVNEHHQTAYGLMPSPNVVASALVQRTSQVKIALLGNALPLRQHPLRVAEEVAMLDNMSRGRIICGFVRGIGSEYHVFPIDPTTSRDRFHEAHDLILEAWTKPGPFEWNGEYYTARYVNPWPRPYQEPHPPIWIPTQGSGETIEWVAENHYTLLQTFSPLKNIEKVLGSFHKTCQEEYGYIPSEDQVGWAMPVYIDDTDEKAYNNARPHLEYLVQKLQHRPPQSLFPPGYLTERSMEAVLKMKGGATRGKSYEELIETKYAIVGSAETVAESLMEVAERVGCGIVVPMLQFGTMPHEQVIENMNRFAEGVMPKLKEFVPSVFKAKQI; encoded by the coding sequence TTGAAAGTATTCATGTTCCATTTAATGCCATGGCAGTATTTACCTGAGGATTTTAAAGAGAATAATGTGTCTTCATGGGTTACGTATTCTAATCAAAATTATGATCCTAAAAAAGGTGCTGAACTTTATGAAAACTATTTAAATCAGCTTTGTTATGCGGAGGAATTAGGGTTTGATGGCATTTGCGTTAATGAGCATCACCAAACTGCATATGGTTTAATGCCGAGTCCAAACGTAGTTGCATCAGCATTAGTTCAAAGGACATCGCAGGTGAAGATTGCACTACTTGGGAATGCACTTCCGTTGCGACAGCATCCACTTAGAGTAGCCGAAGAAGTTGCAATGTTAGATAACATGAGTAGGGGCAGAATCATTTGTGGATTTGTAAGAGGGATTGGAAGTGAATACCACGTTTTCCCAATTGATCCTACAACTTCGCGAGATCGCTTTCATGAAGCACATGATTTAATTCTTGAGGCATGGACAAAACCAGGTCCATTTGAATGGAATGGAGAGTATTATACTGCTAGATATGTTAATCCATGGCCAAGACCATATCAAGAGCCACATCCTCCAATTTGGATACCAACTCAAGGGAGTGGAGAAACAATTGAATGGGTAGCTGAAAACCACTATACATTGCTGCAAACATTTAGTCCGTTAAAGAACATTGAAAAGGTATTGGGAAGCTTTCATAAAACATGTCAAGAAGAGTATGGATATATTCCAAGTGAAGATCAAGTAGGATGGGCAATGCCTGTATATATAGATGATACAGATGAAAAGGCCTACAATAACGCTAGACCACATTTAGAATATCTTGTTCAAAAGCTTCAACATCGTCCACCTCAATCTCTGTTCCCGCCGGGATACCTAACAGAACGTTCAATGGAAGCAGTTTTAAAAATGAAAGGTGGCGCTACCCGCGGTAAGTCCTATGAAGAATTAATAGAAACTAAGTATGCAATTGTTGGAAGTGCCGAAACTGTTGCAGAATCGTTGATGGAAGTGGCAGAAAGAGTAGGATGTGGAATTGTTGTTCCAATGCTCCAATTTGGTACAATGCCACATGAACAAGTAATTGAAAACATGAATCGATTTGCAGAAGGTGTTATGCCAAAGTTAAAGGAATTTGTTCCAAGTGTTTTTAAGGCAAAGCAAATCTAA
- a CDS encoding NAD-dependent epimerase/dehydratase family protein gives MKKVIVTGASGFIGRHVLEQLLKRGYEVHAISSNPDRVTINNECNWHLINLFDYEKVDDLFNRIKANYLLHLAWELTPGTYKSSLKNFLWVQSSIRMLHAFHNNGGMRLVMAGTCMEKYLSMGLEVTEAEIKVNTGVNVYGNCKNILKQYMILFTNETNISSAWGRIYNTFGPYENKERLFPTIINSILQNSEAKCSNGNFYRDYLYVKDVASALTELLDSNIQGTVDIGTGKSKLLNEIIMNVGVRMGHPELIKLGAIKINNYEPKTLVANVRRLHQELNWHPNYSFEQGLDETIAWWKNQQNNR, from the coding sequence ATGAAAAAAGTGATTGTAACGGGAGCTAGTGGATTTATCGGAAGACATGTACTTGAACAATTACTTAAACGGGGCTACGAAGTTCATGCAATTTCGTCTAATCCAGATCGTGTAACTATTAATAATGAATGTAATTGGCACCTTATTAATTTATTCGATTACGAAAAAGTTGATGACTTATTTAATCGTATAAAAGCTAATTATTTACTCCACTTAGCATGGGAGTTAACACCAGGAACATACAAGTCGTCCTTAAAAAACTTCCTGTGGGTACAATCCAGTATAAGGATGTTACATGCTTTTCATAATAATGGTGGAATGCGTCTAGTAATGGCAGGAACATGTATGGAAAAGTATTTATCTATGGGGCTTGAAGTAACCGAGGCAGAAATTAAGGTAAATACAGGCGTAAATGTATATGGGAATTGTAAAAATATTTTGAAACAATATATGATACTTTTTACAAATGAAACAAATATAAGCAGTGCATGGGGGCGTATATATAATACATTTGGCCCATATGAGAATAAGGAACGACTATTCCCTACTATTATAAACAGTATCCTTCAAAATAGTGAAGCAAAATGTTCGAATGGTAATTTTTACAGAGATTATTTATATGTGAAAGATGTTGCATCCGCCCTAACCGAACTATTGGATAGCAATATTCAAGGAACAGTTGATATAGGTACAGGAAAATCAAAACTCTTAAATGAAATCATAATGAATGTTGGCGTACGTATGGGGCATCCAGAATTAATAAAGTTAGGGGCTATCAAAATAAATAACTATGAACCCAAAACATTAGTTGCTAATGTAAGACGTTTACATCAAGAGTTAAATTGGCACCCAAATTATTCTTTTGAACAGGGATTAGATGAAACGATAGCATGGTGGAAAAATCAGCAAAATAATAGATAG
- the rfbC gene encoding dTDP-4-dehydrorhamnose 3,5-epimerase — protein sequence MIIKEGKINGVFEIYLQPLKDSRGYFMRTFDEKQLRNYRIERNWVQENHAFSQKKGTIRGLHLQLGPYSESKLIRVVRGAIMDVFLDLRLNSPTYGKWDSIVLSEENNTMLYIPRGFAHGYCTLTDHCEVIYKVDNYYSPKNETGIIWNDSTLNINWPVSKPILSEKDAQLQTFQEFIDNYQGIALE from the coding sequence ATGATTATTAAAGAAGGGAAAATAAATGGTGTCTTTGAAATTTATCTCCAGCCTTTGAAAGATTCAAGAGGATATTTTATGAGAACTTTTGATGAAAAACAGTTAAGAAATTACCGGATAGAACGAAATTGGGTTCAGGAGAATCATGCCTTTTCACAAAAAAAAGGAACGATAAGAGGTTTGCATCTTCAATTGGGACCATATTCAGAATCAAAGTTAATTAGAGTAGTTCGTGGAGCAATTATGGATGTATTTCTAGACCTAAGACTTAATTCACCAACGTATGGTAAATGGGATTCTATTGTATTATCTGAAGAAAATAATACAATGCTTTATATTCCTAGGGGGTTTGCCCATGGGTACTGTACACTTACTGATCATTGTGAAGTCATCTATAAAGTTGATAATTACTATTCGCCTAAAAACGAAACAGGCATTATTTGGAACGACTCAACTTTAAATATTAACTGGCCAGTTTCAAAGCCAATTTTATCAGAAAAGGATGCTCAACTTCAGACTTTTCAAGAATTTATCGATAATTATCAGGGAATTGCTCTTGAATAA
- a CDS encoding tripartite tricarboxylate transporter permease — translation MFGELIQGIQLLGNMQTVTMLLLGSLFGVIIGVIPGLGGIFALAMLLPFVYTMDLVPGITLLLSAHAVINTSGSITSILFGTPGSPGTAATVFDGYPLNKQGKASYALGANLSASCLGGIIGALFLAILIPVIRPVILSFGTPEYFMLTLLGLSLISVIGEDTSKIKAAIIAVLGLLLSTIGMDMSYGVPRFTFDSMYLWDGLPLVPVVIGLFAIAEMADLSIQQASAISEKKQTFSDMWLGFLESFKRWWLVFRCSVIGTLIGIIPGLGSETANFIAYGHAVQTSKNPKLFGKGAIEGVIAPESANNSKEGGSLLPTLALGIPGSAAMALLLGAFMIWGVQPGPDMIENNLPIIYLMVAVLVAGNIIGALISIPMSWWTIKLTNLKASLMVPIIIVLATIGAYVTNNHIGDIIVAFFFGIIGYVMKRYGYSRAIFLIAIVLGGMAEHYLNLSMRIYDFSFIFRPISMLLLVLIILTWTFPLIKGWFTKIRGTGNE, via the coding sequence ATGTTTGGTGAACTGATTCAAGGTATACAATTACTAGGAAACATGCAAACTGTTACGATGTTGTTACTAGGATCTTTATTTGGTGTGATTATTGGTGTCATACCAGGATTAGGTGGTATTTTTGCGTTAGCTATGTTGTTGCCATTTGTTTATACAATGGATTTAGTTCCAGGTATTACATTATTACTTTCTGCACATGCAGTCATTAATACATCCGGTTCGATCACATCCATTTTATTTGGGACTCCAGGGTCACCAGGTACTGCTGCTACCGTGTTTGATGGTTACCCTCTTAATAAGCAGGGCAAGGCAAGTTATGCATTAGGCGCAAATTTGTCTGCTTCTTGTCTTGGCGGTATTATAGGTGCGTTATTTTTGGCAATATTAATTCCTGTTATACGTCCAGTCATCTTGAGCTTCGGAACGCCAGAATATTTTATGTTAACGTTACTTGGTTTGTCACTTATTTCTGTTATTGGTGAGGATACATCGAAAATTAAAGCTGCAATTATAGCAGTTTTGGGATTGCTACTATCTACCATCGGGATGGATATGTCCTATGGTGTTCCACGTTTTACGTTTGATTCTATGTATTTATGGGATGGATTACCATTGGTTCCCGTAGTAATTGGTTTATTTGCAATTGCAGAAATGGCGGATCTGTCTATCCAGCAAGCAAGTGCTATTTCTGAAAAGAAGCAAACATTTTCTGATATGTGGCTTGGCTTTCTTGAATCTTTTAAAAGATGGTGGTTAGTTTTTAGGTGTAGCGTCATAGGTACCCTAATAGGCATCATTCCGGGGCTTGGTAGTGAAACCGCAAATTTCATTGCATATGGTCATGCTGTTCAAACCTCAAAAAACCCAAAATTATTTGGCAAAGGTGCAATTGAAGGGGTTATTGCGCCCGAAAGTGCAAATAATTCAAAAGAGGGTGGTTCATTACTGCCAACATTAGCATTAGGTATCCCAGGCTCCGCTGCTATGGCATTACTATTAGGCGCTTTTATGATCTGGGGGGTACAGCCTGGACCTGATATGATTGAAAACAATCTACCAATTATTTATTTAATGGTTGCGGTTTTAGTAGCTGGAAACATTATCGGGGCTCTTATTTCAATACCAATGTCATGGTGGACAATCAAATTGACTAATCTAAAAGCATCGTTAATGGTTCCAATCATCATTGTATTGGCAACCATTGGTGCCTATGTTACTAATAATCATATTGGGGATATAATTGTTGCATTTTTCTTCGGTATAATCGGATATGTGATGAAACGATATGGTTATTCGCGTGCAATATTCTTAATTGCAATAGTGCTAGGTGGCATGGCAGAGCATTACTTAAATTTATCAATGAGAATCTATGATTTTAGTTTTATTTTTAGACCAATTAGTATGTTATTGCTAGTTTTAATAATATTAACTTGGACATTTCCACTAATTAAAGGTTGGTTTACAAAAATTAGGGGGACAGGCAATGAATAA
- a CDS encoding alpha/beta fold hydrolase: MTQLTKIEFKKLNVNGNIIRYYEKGRGEALVYLHDYNGLKDWHPFQDELSNDFRVIAVEFPGFGESERPEWLKTMDDLSFYFLDILDALNLESVHLIGHSLGGWLAADLASRYSERVKSLVLLDAMGLYLNDVKYPDIYMISEEEHKGLRYYNSSKKLESDLDFLELARAQAMTSRLAWTPRFHDPKLKYRLHRINVPTLLLWGEEDQIVPTEYAEEFKKYIPHAQVVYISESSHVPQVEQPEKIVKVMQLFLSQNLLKTSDRG; this comes from the coding sequence TTGACTCAGCTTACTAAAATAGAATTTAAAAAACTAAATGTTAACGGAAATATCATTCGCTACTATGAAAAAGGGAGAGGGGAAGCATTAGTTTATCTACATGACTACAATGGATTAAAAGATTGGCATCCTTTTCAGGATGAGTTATCGAATGACTTTAGAGTAATTGCGGTTGAATTCCCAGGATTTGGAGAATCTGAAAGACCGGAATGGCTTAAAACTATGGATGACTTATCATTCTATTTTTTAGACATTTTAGATGCGCTTAATTTAGAGTCTGTTCATTTAATAGGACATTCTCTAGGTGGATGGCTTGCTGCTGATCTAGCTAGTCGATACTCTGAAAGGGTTAAAAGTTTGGTATTGTTAGATGCTATGGGCTTATATTTAAACGACGTCAAGTATCCAGATATATATATGATTTCGGAGGAAGAACATAAGGGGTTAAGGTATTATAATTCAAGCAAAAAATTAGAAAGCGATCTTGATTTTTTGGAGCTGGCAAGAGCGCAAGCTATGACATCAAGATTAGCGTGGACACCGCGCTTTCATGATCCAAAATTGAAATATCGGTTACATCGTATTAATGTACCAACCCTACTATTGTGGGGGGAAGAGGATCAAATTGTACCAACTGAATATGCAGAAGAGTTCAAGAAATATATACCGCATGCACAAGTAGTATATATTTCTGAAAGTTCACACGTCCCACAGGTAGAACAACCTGAAAAAATTGTAAAGGTTATGCAACTTTTCTTGAGTCAAAACTTACTTAAAACTAGTGATAGGGGGTAG
- a CDS encoding tripartite tricarboxylate transporter substrate-binding protein, with protein MVKKQFLLILALLLLTGMLGACSSGTTSTETSSSSSNANTPSTNTAEEQKDDSSEYFKGKTITFIVPYNPGGGYDTVARSLAPKLEELTGAKLVVKNLPGGGGNLGTNTLFNSKNDGLTIGILNGTQIVNSDLFGSESEGVQYDIDRFSYLGRVNEEDMVVYTKNGGNYKSIEDLMKSEQPITFAVGAPTDNLFAGLVIMQEALGIPFEIIPGYSGSAEMELAVLNGEVDGTYATLPQRIAGFKSGDFQPIGLVLRQSEELPEIPVIADYIEGEENNKLFKSLQNMTAAGRVIAAPPDLDEGKRKFLEDTLNQILTDPKIVEEWEKADRPINWMDGKEYSDLMADLKNNTPSRLGELLEEERATLK; from the coding sequence ATGGTGAAAAAGCAATTTCTACTTATTTTAGCTTTGCTATTATTAACTGGTATGTTAGGTGCTTGCTCTTCTGGAACAACATCAACTGAAACTAGCTCTTCTTCTTCTAATGCGAATACCCCATCTACCAATACAGCTGAGGAACAAAAAGATGATAGTTCAGAATACTTTAAAGGAAAAACGATAACTTTTATCGTGCCATATAATCCTGGTGGAGGATATGATACAGTTGCTCGTTCACTTGCTCCAAAACTTGAGGAACTTACAGGTGCAAAACTTGTTGTGAAAAATTTACCTGGTGGCGGAGGGAATCTAGGAACGAATACGCTTTTTAATTCAAAGAATGATGGATTAACAATCGGGATATTAAATGGCACCCAAATTGTAAATTCTGATTTATTTGGATCTGAATCAGAAGGTGTTCAATACGATATTGATCGTTTTTCTTATTTAGGACGTGTGAATGAAGAGGATATGGTCGTTTACACAAAGAATGGTGGGAATTATAAAAGTATTGAAGATTTGATGAAATCTGAACAGCCAATTACATTTGCTGTAGGAGCTCCAACTGATAATTTGTTTGCGGGTTTAGTCATCATGCAGGAAGCACTAGGAATTCCATTTGAAATTATTCCTGGTTACAGTGGTTCAGCAGAAATGGAATTAGCGGTTTTAAACGGGGAAGTAGATGGAACTTATGCTACATTACCTCAACGTATTGCAGGATTTAAATCTGGAGATTTCCAACCGATTGGTTTAGTACTTCGACAGTCAGAGGAATTACCTGAGATTCCAGTAATTGCCGATTATATAGAAGGAGAAGAAAATAATAAATTATTCAAATCACTTCAAAACATGACTGCAGCTGGAAGGGTTATAGCTGCACCACCAGATTTAGATGAAGGTAAAAGAAAGTTCTTAGAAGATACTTTAAATCAAATTCTAACAGATCCTAAAATAGTTGAAGAATGGGAAAAAGCAGATCGACCAATTAACTGGATGGATGGCAAAGAATACTCAGACCTGATGGCTGATCTTAAGAACAATACACCTTCTAGGTTAGGAGAGTTGCTTGAGGAAGAGAGAGCAACATTAAAGTAA
- a CDS encoding PhnD/SsuA/transferrin family substrate-binding protein — translation MSKNIKLTAAIGDYDIHHSLINGEVEAAGIDLTVLPMRSGERHWRMMRHDEFDIAELSMSSYLISKSHELKDYIAIPVFPHRRFRHSFIFINPNNKIDSPKQLEGKRIGVRTWQATMGVWARGILQEEYGVDLRSIKWFTHDPEDLEIKFPSDFQIERIPKGANIDSMLRNQELEAIIYPDMPQSFLDGNPNIDRLFKNYKHEEIEYFNSTNIFPIMHTVVIKKSVLDDNPWVATNLVKAFERSKNNAWKRMEDPRIISLAWFRELLEEQHNILGRDPWPIGLEVNRKPLEKLIQYSVDQGMMKQSIPLEHLFFHTTLDNSPQLI, via the coding sequence ATGTCAAAAAACATAAAATTAACAGCCGCTATAGGTGATTATGATATTCATCATAGCCTAATAAATGGTGAAGTAGAAGCAGCCGGCATTGATCTTACGGTATTACCAATGCGATCTGGTGAGAGACATTGGCGAATGATGCGACATGATGAATTTGATATTGCTGAACTGTCAATGAGCTCGTATTTAATTTCAAAAAGTCATGAATTAAAGGACTATATTGCAATTCCTGTCTTTCCACATCGTCGTTTTCGCCATTCCTTTATATTTATTAACCCTAATAATAAGATTGACTCTCCGAAACAATTGGAAGGTAAAAGAATTGGTGTTAGAACTTGGCAAGCTACAATGGGGGTATGGGCTCGTGGAATCTTACAAGAAGAATATGGCGTTGATCTTCGGTCAATTAAATGGTTTACTCATGATCCAGAGGATTTAGAAATAAAGTTTCCTAGTGATTTCCAGATTGAACGTATCCCGAAAGGTGCTAACATTGATTCTATGTTACGTAATCAGGAATTGGAAGCAATTATATATCCAGATATGCCACAATCATTTTTAGATGGAAATCCAAATATAGACCGATTATTTAAAAATTATAAACATGAGGAAATTGAATATTTTAACAGTACAAATATTTTTCCAATTATGCATACTGTTGTTATTAAAAAGTCAGTATTAGACGACAATCCGTGGGTAGCCACTAATTTAGTAAAAGCTTTTGAAAGGTCAAAGAATAATGCATGGAAACGAATGGAGGATCCAAGAATTATTAGTTTGGCTTGGTTTCGAGAACTACTAGAAGAACAACATAACATATTAGGTAGAGATCCATGGCCAATTGGTTTGGAGGTTAATCGAAAACCTTTAGAAAAGTTAATACAATATTCAGTAGACCAAGGAATGATGAAACAATCAATACCATTAGAACATTTATTTTTTCATACAACACTTGACAATAGTCCGCAACTTATTTAG
- a CDS encoding tripartite tricarboxylate transporter TctB family protein, with amino-acid sequence MNKKIDFLFLILILLVFIVFLIDSQSLIAGSKRMPVMIIIPGIILTGGYLLYLFIGERLKDNGDVQNENSSVSFIRILKNKHLAFFSWLMLFTVLIYLLGFMIAIPLFLLFMSRLFYKEGWIHSIALAGGTLLFFQIFFIKILQIAPYEGVIFRLI; translated from the coding sequence ATGAATAAAAAAATAGATTTCTTATTTTTAATACTAATCTTACTGGTTTTCATAGTTTTCTTAATCGATAGCCAATCATTAATAGCAGGCAGTAAGCGGATGCCAGTTATGATTATAATCCCGGGTATAATTTTAACAGGTGGATATCTTTTATACCTATTTATTGGAGAGAGACTAAAAGACAATGGCGATGTGCAAAATGAAAATTCTTCAGTATCTTTTATACGTATATTAAAAAATAAACATTTAGCTTTTTTTAGTTGGTTAATGTTATTTACAGTGCTTATCTATCTTTTGGGTTTTATGATTGCAATCCCGTTATTTCTGCTCTTTATGTCTAGATTATTTTATAAGGAAGGTTGGATTCACTCGATTGCGTTAGCAGGAGGAACCTTATTATTTTTTCAAATATTTTTTATTAAGATTCTTCAAATTGCGCCTTATGAAGGAGTTATTTTTAGATTAATCTAG
- a CDS encoding UDP-glucose dehydrogenase family protein translates to MVTVIGLGFVGLTTALGFCSKGFKVFGYDYDSSKTDLINKGKVPFFEPYLEEVLNKNLNSNFYIVKDLADAIKESDVVFICVGTPCKADGSADFKYIYSALEASLKEMKKKDYKVIVIKSTVPPSSTEEKIKPFIHSLGFEVGKDVGLANNPEFLREGYAWEDFVKPDRIVIGQSDSRSGSIVENYYKPFQSPIYKVSLNTAEYIKYLSNTLLSTLISFSNEQSLIANSIGDIDIKKSFEVLHMDKRWNGRPAGMSKYIYPGCGFGGYCLPKDTLALYTLSKQKGYTPNLFKNVLDINQQIKSFVVQKVCDTVQPSETIGILGLSFKPNSDDVRDTPANDIIKKLLVNGYTNIIAYDPLAIDSFKKEYNYPIHYAPSTSELIDLADHIIILTAWKEFIENKEILTRKNIYDFRYIF, encoded by the coding sequence ATGGTTACAGTAATCGGACTCGGATTTGTAGGATTGACAACTGCGCTTGGCTTTTGTTCAAAAGGATTCAAAGTGTTTGGCTATGATTATGATAGTAGTAAAACAGATCTAATTAATAAAGGCAAGGTTCCTTTTTTTGAACCGTATTTGGAGGAAGTACTTAATAAAAATCTTAATAGTAATTTTTATATTGTGAAAGATTTAGCTGATGCTATTAAAGAAAGTGATGTTGTCTTTATTTGTGTAGGGACTCCATGTAAAGCTGATGGTAGTGCAGATTTTAAGTATATATATAGTGCTTTAGAAGCAAGTTTGAAAGAAATGAAGAAAAAGGATTACAAGGTTATTGTTATAAAGTCGACTGTTCCACCTTCTTCAACAGAGGAAAAAATTAAGCCGTTTATTCATTCTCTAGGTTTTGAAGTTGGGAAGGACGTGGGGTTAGCTAATAATCCAGAATTTTTAAGAGAAGGCTATGCCTGGGAAGACTTTGTTAAGCCTGATCGGATCGTAATAGGTCAAAGCGACAGCCGGAGCGGATCTATCGTCGAGAATTACTATAAGCCATTTCAATCTCCAATATACAAAGTATCATTGAATACTGCAGAATATATTAAATACCTCTCGAATACCCTTCTTTCCACTTTAATAAGCTTTTCTAATGAACAGTCGCTAATTGCAAATTCCATTGGAGATATAGATATAAAAAAATCATTCGAAGTATTGCATATGGATAAGAGATGGAATGGCAGACCAGCGGGAATGTCTAAATATATCTATCCTGGTTGTGGATTTGGAGGCTATTGCCTACCAAAAGATACATTGGCTTTATATACTTTAAGCAAACAGAAAGGTTATACCCCTAATTTGTTTAAAAATGTCCTTGATATTAATCAACAAATTAAATCATTCGTAGTTCAAAAAGTATGCGATACTGTTCAACCTTCGGAAACCATTGGGATTTTGGGCCTTTCATTTAAACCAAATTCGGATGATGTAAGAGATACACCTGCTAACGATATTATTAAAAAGCTCTTGGTGAATGGATATACAAACATTATTGCTTATGATCCTTTAGCTATTGATAGCTTTAAAAAAGAATATAATTATCCTATCCATTATGCACCATCCACTTCTGAACTTATTGATTTAGCAGATCATATTATTATCCTTACAGCCTGGAAGGAGTTTATCGAAAACAAAGAAATATTGACCAGAAAAAATATCTACGACTTTAGGTATATATTCTAA
- a CDS encoding transposase, protein MIQKQEMMNLSPYMQIYDLVVPKDNLLRRINDLIDFSFVYEELEDKYCHDNGRNAIHPIRMFKYLLLKSIYNISDVDIVERSKYDMSFKYFLDMAPEDPVIEPSSLTKFRKLRLKDINLLDLLINKTVEIAIAKGILKSKSLIVDATHTGARYNQKSAKEVLMDRSKLLRKTIYQIDVNMKCKFPSKTNSDVLEDQIEYCQKLVKVVEKEEILCEYPKVKEKLNLLKETLDDDIEHLQLSQDEDAKIGHKSADSSFFGYKTHIGMSEERIITAATVTTGEKNDGKQLETIVEKTVRAGMKVKTIIGDAAYSEKGNIEYTKHNGIKFVAKLNPAVTQGCRKKEDEFDFTKMQDCMSARLGIWQLEKHVKGKSVYQLIKLTLIILMWKNVRYVL, encoded by the coding sequence ATGATACAAAAACAAGAGATGATGAATTTAAGTCCATATATGCAAATTTATGATTTGGTTGTTCCAAAGGATAACCTTCTACGCAGAATAAACGATCTAATCGATTTTTCATTTGTTTATGAAGAACTTGAAGATAAATATTGTCATGATAATGGACGCAATGCGATCCACCCTATTCGTATGTTTAAATATCTATTGTTAAAATCCATTTACAATATATCCGATGTTGATATTGTTGAACGTTCAAAGTATGATATGTCGTTTAAATATTTTCTTGATATGGCACCAGAAGACCCAGTGATTGAACCAAGTTCTTTAACGAAGTTTCGGAAATTACGTTTAAAAGATATTAATCTTTTAGATTTACTGATAAATAAAACTGTTGAAATTGCAATTGCTAAAGGCATTCTAAAAAGTAAATCTCTCATTGTGGACGCCACACATACAGGAGCTCGTTATAATCAAAAATCAGCAAAAGAAGTTTTGATGGACCGATCGAAATTACTTAGAAAGACGATTTACCAAATAGATGTAAATATGAAATGTAAATTTCCAAGCAAAACCAATTCTGATGTATTAGAAGATCAGATAGAATACTGTCAAAAACTAGTTAAGGTAGTTGAAAAGGAAGAAATACTTTGTGAGTATCCAAAAGTTAAAGAAAAATTAAATCTTTTAAAAGAGACATTGGATGATGATATAGAACATTTACAACTTTCACAAGATGAAGACGCGAAGATTGGGCATAAGTCGGCGGACTCTTCCTTTTTTGGTTATAAGACACATATAGGTATGAGTGAAGAAAGAATTATTACTGCAGCAACGGTAACAACTGGTGAAAAAAATGATGGAAAACAATTAGAGACTATAGTGGAAAAAACGGTACGTGCAGGAATGAAAGTTAAGACTATAATTGGAGATGCAGCTTATTCAGAAAAAGGAAATATTGAGTATACCAAACACAATGGAATAAAGTTCGTAGCTAAGTTGAATCCAGCAGTTACGCAGGGCTGCCGAAAAAAAGAAGATGAATTTGATTTTACAAAGATGCAGGACTGTATGTCTGCAAGGCTGGGCATATGGCAATTAGAAAAGCACGTTAAGGGAAAAAGTGTGTATCAACTAATCAAGTTGACACTTATTATTTTGATGTGGAAAAATGTAAGATATGTCCTTTGA